The following proteins are co-located in the Pyxicephalus adspersus chromosome Z, UCB_Pads_2.0, whole genome shotgun sequence genome:
- the B3GALT4 gene encoding beta-1,3-galactosyltransferase 4 produces MIRSRHLEILCKEQSDSRKYLAVHTMRPITSACLRLVCFHRRRWSSMFVFLSSLLLLLFLSLSGYLEECLCRALPIFYPNPTRISSTRISSIPVPPLLLSPANACSPPPLLLILVSSAPSHRDRRDAIRQTWGGLASATASSSLTLFVLAVPDKAEERSALVHEAVTHGDIIQANFTDSYRNLTLKTLTGLVWALQKCQGAQFLLKTDDDVFVNTLALSAFLKERQGLQYLGRIHWRVAPFRDPENRHYTSHEIYASDHFPPYCSGTSYFLSLGAAGHILQEAGNGPWPPLEDVYVGILAKAAGIAPQHVAKIAGSASIPHNSCCYRTMYTSHRLTPQGMQEAWNMLKETEDHWCPPLTLLFCRTFGQPLDKGEN; encoded by the coding sequence ATGATCAGGAGTCGGCATCTAGAGATCTTGTGTAAAGAGCAATCTGATTCCAGAAAGTACTTAGCTGTTCACACCATGAGGCCAATCACTTCTGCTTGCCTGCGCTTAGTCTGCTTTCATAGACGGCGCTGGTCGTCCATGTTTGTCTTTCTCTCTTCacttcttttgttgttatttctGTCTCTGTCAGGGTATCTTGAAGAATGCTTATGTCGAGCACTTCCCATCTTCTACCCAAATCCCACTCGGATTTCATCTACTCGAATCTCAAGCATTCCAGTGCCACCTTTACTGCTTTCTCCTGCCAATGCTTGTTCACCACCACCTTTGCTCCTTATCTTGGTCTCCAGTGCTCCTTCCCATAGAGATAGAAGAGATGCAATCCGGCAGACTTGGGGGGGTCTTGCTTCTGCCACTGCTTCCTCATCCCTGACCCTGTTCGTCTTGGCTGTTCCTgataaagcagaagaaagatcagCCTTGGTCCATGAGGCTGTCACTCATGGAGACATCATTCAAGCCAACTTTACGGATTCTTACCGTAATCTGACACTTAAAACTCTGACCGGCTTGGTATGGGCCTTGCAGAAGTGCCAAGGTGCTCAATTCTTACTCAAGACAGATGATGATGTCTTTGTCAACACTCTGGccttgtcagcctttctcaaggAGCGTCAAGGACTTCAGTATCTCGGTCGGATACATTGGCGTGTTGCTCCCTTTCGGGACCCGGAGAATCGCCACTATACATCACATGAGATTTATGCCAGTGACCATTTCCCCCCCTATTGTAGTGGCACCAGCTACTTTTTGTCTCTTGGAGCAGCTGGTCACATTTTGCAAGAAGCTGGGAATGGACCATGGCCTCCTCTTGAGGATGTATACGTAGGCATCTTGGCAAAGGCAGCTGGCATTGCTCCCCAACATGTTGCTAAGATAGCAGGTAGCGCATCAATCCCGCACAACAGTTGCTGTTACAGGACCATGTATACCTCCCACAGACTTACACCCCAGGGAATGCAGGAGGCCTGGAACATGCTGAAGGAGACGGAAGATCACTGGTGTCCCCCACTAACTCTACTCTTCTGTAGGACATTTGGGCAGCCATTGGATAAAGGAGAAAATTGA
- the PFDN6 gene encoding prefoldin subunit 6 — MASQLQEKLQAEVAKYQQIQKDISTSMSARQKLEAQVTENKIVKEELGLLDDSNTVYKLIGPVLVKQDLEEAKSTVEKRLQYINGEIKRYETMLKDLEQKSEQQRASLTKLQQEYQRTQMKGPVKA, encoded by the exons ATGGCATCCCAATTACAGGAGAAGTTACAAGCTGAGGTGGCAAAGTACCAGCAGATCCAGAAGG ATATCAGCACCAGTATGTCTGCCCGACAGAAGCTAGAGGCCCAGGTGACCGAGAACAAAATTGTAAAAGAG GAGTTGGGTTTGTTGGATGATAGTAACACAGTGTATAAACTTATTGGACCAGTGCTGGTAAAACAAGACCTTGAAGAAGCCAAATCCACAGTGGAAAAGCGATTGCAGTATATAAATGGAGAAAT TAAACGATATGAGACAATGCTGAAGGACTTAGAACAGAAGTCAGAACAGCAGCGAGCCTCCCTCACTAAACTGCAGCAGGAGTACCAGCGGACACAGATGAAGGGACCAGTGAAGGCCTAA
- the RGL2 gene encoding ral guanine nucleotide dissociation stimulator-like 2 isoform X1, producing the protein MILRTLRTALEEERRGHKAKQESKDEQAESLQYEGEEEQEGVIYSVYMRSSSTQQAPVKVLSLRAGTLPRLVHHLLEARVLGDTSYIPVFLATYRTFSSTSEVLALLLDRLQSNNHLQIGKHSHGGKDDDISSLFCAWMSQHPEDFVSLEPEKREQLSLCLSRLGKTNLVAKLHEVIIGNKDRDKDNTDQSSLAGDEAETSDPLDVLIFQAGYVAEQLTCLEAALFLRVVPYECLGSVWSRRDKGGEHFDRCHSVRETVRHFNRLSGAVTASCVQDPQLKPQQRARIIEKWVKVAEECWSLRNFSSVYAILSALQSTSVHRLKRVWAETSKEIQRSYQEMSEVFSEQDNYTKMRELLFQTQDSSDAASRKHPPRSKDPRATGVIPYLGVFLTDLVMLDSAIRDQLENGYLNFEKRRKEFESLSQIRILQNVCLGYRFTSDPQFVSWFLKLRSLSEDESYRLSCDIEPTQDTTAATPVKPAVVITHCTDLLASIVAPFGPSMHLVSWDTPCERLTTLNLTTHHRSPSVPALDLQSSPKPPPRGFLAPAVPARTHRRSASCGSPFTTIHKGISSEQIGEAGKIPDPTQDHRIIRARVEPAEETSVYKSVRINSQEKAPAVIDRILRKHNMETQGSHELVQILPGNKELVFPGKANVFYAMSSASLDFLVRPQQTATTPPSETKPHHRVQISATYPKIKAKAGDLARSLF; encoded by the exons tccCTGCAGTATGAAGGAGAAGAGGAGCAGGAGGGGGTCATATACAGCGTGTATATGCGCAGTAGCAGCACACAACAG GCTCCGGTGAAAGTATTATCACTGCGTGCTGGAACTCTTCCCAGACTCGTTCATCATCTTCTAGAAGCTCGGGTTCTCGGGGACACCTCCTACATCCCAGTGTTCCTGGCCACTTATCGCACTTTCAGTAGCACCAGTGAGGTGTTGGCATTACTCCTGGACAG ATTACAAAGCAATAATCACTTACAGATCGGCAAGCACTCACATGGAGGAAAAGATGATGA CATCAGCAGCCTCTTCTGTGCTTGGATGTCTCAGCACCCCGAAGACTTTGTGTCTCTTGAACCAGAAAAGAGGGAGCAGCTGTCTCTCTGCCTCTCCAGACTGGGGAAGACAAATTTGGTAGCAAAGCTACATGAGGTTATCATTGGTAATAAGGACCGTGACAAGGACAACACAGATCAGTCCTCCTTGGCCGGGGACGAGGCCGAAACCTCGGATCCTTTGGACGTCCTGATATTTCAAGCTGGATATGTGGCCGAGCAACTCACCTGTCTTGAAGCT GCTCTATTTTTAAGAGTGGTTCCATATGAGTGTCTGGGGTCAGTGTGGTCCCGGCGAGATAAGGGCGGCGAGCATTTTGATCGGTGCCACTCCGTCCGAGAGACAGTCCGCCACTTTAACAGACTGTCCGGGGCAGTGACTGCTTCTTGTGTCCAGGACCCCCAACTGAAGCCCCAGCAGAGGGCACGGATCATCGAGAAGTGGGTGAAAGTGGCCGAG GAATGTTGGAGTCTCAGGAATTTCTCATCGGTCTATGCCATTCTCTCTGCATTACAAAGCACATCCGTTCACCGCCTGAAAAGAGTATGGGCCGAAACATCCAA GGAGATCCAGCGCAGTTACCAAGAAATGAGCGAGGTTTTCTCTGAGCAAGACAATTACACTAAAATGAGGGAGCTGCTCTTCCAG ACTCAAGACAGTTCTGATGCAGCTTCCAGAAAACACCCACCTCGCTCCAAGGACCCCAGAGCCACG GGGGTAATTCCATATCTCGGAGTCTTCCTTACTGACCTCGTCATGTTGGATTCTGCCATTCGAGATCAGCTGGAG aatggataTCTCAACTTTGAGAAAAGAAGAAAG GAGTTTGAGTCACTTTCTCAGATTCGCATCCTACAAAATGTCTGTCTGGGCTATCGGTTCACATCTGATCCACAGTTTGTTAGCTGGTTCCTAAAGCTACGTTCACTGAGCGAGGATGAGAG TTATAGACTGTCATGTGACATTGAGCCAACGCAGGACACAACGGCAGCGACCCCAGTGAAACCAGCAGTGGTTATCACACATTGCACTGA TCTTTTGGCTTCCATTGTTGCTCCATTTGGACCCAGCATGCACTTGGTATCTTGGGATACACCCTGTGAACGACTGACAACACTCAACCTGACCACA CATCACAGGAGCCCCTCAGTCCCAGCACTGGACTTACAAAGCTCCCCTAAGCCACCTCCTAGGGGATTTCTAGCACCAGCTGTTCCTGCACGCACACACAGACGGTCAGCCTCTTGCGGCAGCCCGTTTACCACCATTCACAAAGGCATCTCATCAGAGCAGATTGGGGAGGCAGGCAAAATCCCAGATCCTACTCAAGATCACCGCATCATCCGCGCACGAGTGGAGCCAGCAGAGGAAACCAGTGTTTACAAGAGTGTGCGG ATCAACAGCCAGGAGAAAGCGCCAGCCGTGATCGACCGCATCCTGAGAAAACATAACATGGAGACGCAGGGTTCACACGAGCTTGTCCAGATATTGCCAGGAAATAAAG agCTGGTGTTTCCAGGGAAAGCAAACGTATTCTATGCAATGAGTTCGGCTAGTTTGGACTTCCTGGTCCGCCCACAGCAAACTGCTACAACGCCTCCCTCTGAGACCAAACCTCACCATCGGGTACAAATCAGTGCCACCTATCCCAAAATCAAAGCCAAGGCTGGAGACCTGGCAAGGTCCCTCTTTTAA
- the RGL2 gene encoding ral guanine nucleotide dissociation stimulator-like 2 isoform X3, producing the protein MRGLRMPWSLQYEGEEEQEGVIYSVYMRSSSTQQAPVKVLSLRAGTLPRLVHHLLEARVLGDTSYIPVFLATYRTFSSTSEVLALLLDRLQSNNHLQIGKHSHGGKDDDISSLFCAWMSQHPEDFVSLEPEKREQLSLCLSRLGKTNLVAKLHEVIIGNKDRDKDNTDQSSLAGDEAETSDPLDVLIFQAGYVAEQLTCLEAALFLRVVPYECLGSVWSRRDKGGEHFDRCHSVRETVRHFNRLSGAVTASCVQDPQLKPQQRARIIEKWVKVAEECWSLRNFSSVYAILSALQSTSVHRLKRVWAETSKEIQRSYQEMSEVFSEQDNYTKMRELLFQTQDSSDAASRKHPPRSKDPRATGVIPYLGVFLTDLVMLDSAIRDQLENGYLNFEKRRKEFESLSQIRILQNVCLGYRFTSDPQFVSWFLKLRSLSEDESYRLSCDIEPTQDTTAATPVKPAVVITHCTDLLASIVAPFGPSMHLVSWDTPCERLTTLNLTTHHRSPSVPALDLQSSPKPPPRGFLAPAVPARTHRRSASCGSPFTTIHKGISSEQIGEAGKIPDPTQDHRIIRARVEPAEETSVYKSVRINSQEKAPAVIDRILRKHNMETQGSHELVQILPGNKELVFPGKANVFYAMSSASLDFLVRPQQTATTPPSETKPHHRVQISATYPKIKAKAGDLARSLF; encoded by the exons ATGAGAGGTCTACGGATGCCCTGG tccCTGCAGTATGAAGGAGAAGAGGAGCAGGAGGGGGTCATATACAGCGTGTATATGCGCAGTAGCAGCACACAACAG GCTCCGGTGAAAGTATTATCACTGCGTGCTGGAACTCTTCCCAGACTCGTTCATCATCTTCTAGAAGCTCGGGTTCTCGGGGACACCTCCTACATCCCAGTGTTCCTGGCCACTTATCGCACTTTCAGTAGCACCAGTGAGGTGTTGGCATTACTCCTGGACAG ATTACAAAGCAATAATCACTTACAGATCGGCAAGCACTCACATGGAGGAAAAGATGATGA CATCAGCAGCCTCTTCTGTGCTTGGATGTCTCAGCACCCCGAAGACTTTGTGTCTCTTGAACCAGAAAAGAGGGAGCAGCTGTCTCTCTGCCTCTCCAGACTGGGGAAGACAAATTTGGTAGCAAAGCTACATGAGGTTATCATTGGTAATAAGGACCGTGACAAGGACAACACAGATCAGTCCTCCTTGGCCGGGGACGAGGCCGAAACCTCGGATCCTTTGGACGTCCTGATATTTCAAGCTGGATATGTGGCCGAGCAACTCACCTGTCTTGAAGCT GCTCTATTTTTAAGAGTGGTTCCATATGAGTGTCTGGGGTCAGTGTGGTCCCGGCGAGATAAGGGCGGCGAGCATTTTGATCGGTGCCACTCCGTCCGAGAGACAGTCCGCCACTTTAACAGACTGTCCGGGGCAGTGACTGCTTCTTGTGTCCAGGACCCCCAACTGAAGCCCCAGCAGAGGGCACGGATCATCGAGAAGTGGGTGAAAGTGGCCGAG GAATGTTGGAGTCTCAGGAATTTCTCATCGGTCTATGCCATTCTCTCTGCATTACAAAGCACATCCGTTCACCGCCTGAAAAGAGTATGGGCCGAAACATCCAA GGAGATCCAGCGCAGTTACCAAGAAATGAGCGAGGTTTTCTCTGAGCAAGACAATTACACTAAAATGAGGGAGCTGCTCTTCCAG ACTCAAGACAGTTCTGATGCAGCTTCCAGAAAACACCCACCTCGCTCCAAGGACCCCAGAGCCACG GGGGTAATTCCATATCTCGGAGTCTTCCTTACTGACCTCGTCATGTTGGATTCTGCCATTCGAGATCAGCTGGAG aatggataTCTCAACTTTGAGAAAAGAAGAAAG GAGTTTGAGTCACTTTCTCAGATTCGCATCCTACAAAATGTCTGTCTGGGCTATCGGTTCACATCTGATCCACAGTTTGTTAGCTGGTTCCTAAAGCTACGTTCACTGAGCGAGGATGAGAG TTATAGACTGTCATGTGACATTGAGCCAACGCAGGACACAACGGCAGCGACCCCAGTGAAACCAGCAGTGGTTATCACACATTGCACTGA TCTTTTGGCTTCCATTGTTGCTCCATTTGGACCCAGCATGCACTTGGTATCTTGGGATACACCCTGTGAACGACTGACAACACTCAACCTGACCACA CATCACAGGAGCCCCTCAGTCCCAGCACTGGACTTACAAAGCTCCCCTAAGCCACCTCCTAGGGGATTTCTAGCACCAGCTGTTCCTGCACGCACACACAGACGGTCAGCCTCTTGCGGCAGCCCGTTTACCACCATTCACAAAGGCATCTCATCAGAGCAGATTGGGGAGGCAGGCAAAATCCCAGATCCTACTCAAGATCACCGCATCATCCGCGCACGAGTGGAGCCAGCAGAGGAAACCAGTGTTTACAAGAGTGTGCGG ATCAACAGCCAGGAGAAAGCGCCAGCCGTGATCGACCGCATCCTGAGAAAACATAACATGGAGACGCAGGGTTCACACGAGCTTGTCCAGATATTGCCAGGAAATAAAG agCTGGTGTTTCCAGGGAAAGCAAACGTATTCTATGCAATGAGTTCGGCTAGTTTGGACTTCCTGGTCCGCCCACAGCAAACTGCTACAACGCCTCCCTCTGAGACCAAACCTCACCATCGGGTACAAATCAGTGCCACCTATCCCAAAATCAAAGCCAAGGCTGGAGACCTGGCAAGGTCCCTCTTTTAA
- the RGL2 gene encoding ral guanine nucleotide dissociation stimulator-like 2 isoform X2: MNVALNFCLARGDQGATSKTTWYCLLGKSLQYEGEEEQEGVIYSVYMRSSSTQQAPVKVLSLRAGTLPRLVHHLLEARVLGDTSYIPVFLATYRTFSSTSEVLALLLDRLQSNNHLQIGKHSHGGKDDDISSLFCAWMSQHPEDFVSLEPEKREQLSLCLSRLGKTNLVAKLHEVIIGNKDRDKDNTDQSSLAGDEAETSDPLDVLIFQAGYVAEQLTCLEAALFLRVVPYECLGSVWSRRDKGGEHFDRCHSVRETVRHFNRLSGAVTASCVQDPQLKPQQRARIIEKWVKVAEECWSLRNFSSVYAILSALQSTSVHRLKRVWAETSKEIQRSYQEMSEVFSEQDNYTKMRELLFQTQDSSDAASRKHPPRSKDPRATGVIPYLGVFLTDLVMLDSAIRDQLENGYLNFEKRRKEFESLSQIRILQNVCLGYRFTSDPQFVSWFLKLRSLSEDESYRLSCDIEPTQDTTAATPVKPAVVITHCTDLLASIVAPFGPSMHLVSWDTPCERLTTLNLTTHHRSPSVPALDLQSSPKPPPRGFLAPAVPARTHRRSASCGSPFTTIHKGISSEQIGEAGKIPDPTQDHRIIRARVEPAEETSVYKSVRINSQEKAPAVIDRILRKHNMETQGSHELVQILPGNKELVFPGKANVFYAMSSASLDFLVRPQQTATTPPSETKPHHRVQISATYPKIKAKAGDLARSLF; the protein is encoded by the exons ATGAATGTTGCCTTGAACTTCTGCCTGGCAAGGGGCGACCAGGGTGCCACCTCCAAAACGACATGGTACTGTCTGCTCGGCAAG tccCTGCAGTATGAAGGAGAAGAGGAGCAGGAGGGGGTCATATACAGCGTGTATATGCGCAGTAGCAGCACACAACAG GCTCCGGTGAAAGTATTATCACTGCGTGCTGGAACTCTTCCCAGACTCGTTCATCATCTTCTAGAAGCTCGGGTTCTCGGGGACACCTCCTACATCCCAGTGTTCCTGGCCACTTATCGCACTTTCAGTAGCACCAGTGAGGTGTTGGCATTACTCCTGGACAG ATTACAAAGCAATAATCACTTACAGATCGGCAAGCACTCACATGGAGGAAAAGATGATGA CATCAGCAGCCTCTTCTGTGCTTGGATGTCTCAGCACCCCGAAGACTTTGTGTCTCTTGAACCAGAAAAGAGGGAGCAGCTGTCTCTCTGCCTCTCCAGACTGGGGAAGACAAATTTGGTAGCAAAGCTACATGAGGTTATCATTGGTAATAAGGACCGTGACAAGGACAACACAGATCAGTCCTCCTTGGCCGGGGACGAGGCCGAAACCTCGGATCCTTTGGACGTCCTGATATTTCAAGCTGGATATGTGGCCGAGCAACTCACCTGTCTTGAAGCT GCTCTATTTTTAAGAGTGGTTCCATATGAGTGTCTGGGGTCAGTGTGGTCCCGGCGAGATAAGGGCGGCGAGCATTTTGATCGGTGCCACTCCGTCCGAGAGACAGTCCGCCACTTTAACAGACTGTCCGGGGCAGTGACTGCTTCTTGTGTCCAGGACCCCCAACTGAAGCCCCAGCAGAGGGCACGGATCATCGAGAAGTGGGTGAAAGTGGCCGAG GAATGTTGGAGTCTCAGGAATTTCTCATCGGTCTATGCCATTCTCTCTGCATTACAAAGCACATCCGTTCACCGCCTGAAAAGAGTATGGGCCGAAACATCCAA GGAGATCCAGCGCAGTTACCAAGAAATGAGCGAGGTTTTCTCTGAGCAAGACAATTACACTAAAATGAGGGAGCTGCTCTTCCAG ACTCAAGACAGTTCTGATGCAGCTTCCAGAAAACACCCACCTCGCTCCAAGGACCCCAGAGCCACG GGGGTAATTCCATATCTCGGAGTCTTCCTTACTGACCTCGTCATGTTGGATTCTGCCATTCGAGATCAGCTGGAG aatggataTCTCAACTTTGAGAAAAGAAGAAAG GAGTTTGAGTCACTTTCTCAGATTCGCATCCTACAAAATGTCTGTCTGGGCTATCGGTTCACATCTGATCCACAGTTTGTTAGCTGGTTCCTAAAGCTACGTTCACTGAGCGAGGATGAGAG TTATAGACTGTCATGTGACATTGAGCCAACGCAGGACACAACGGCAGCGACCCCAGTGAAACCAGCAGTGGTTATCACACATTGCACTGA TCTTTTGGCTTCCATTGTTGCTCCATTTGGACCCAGCATGCACTTGGTATCTTGGGATACACCCTGTGAACGACTGACAACACTCAACCTGACCACA CATCACAGGAGCCCCTCAGTCCCAGCACTGGACTTACAAAGCTCCCCTAAGCCACCTCCTAGGGGATTTCTAGCACCAGCTGTTCCTGCACGCACACACAGACGGTCAGCCTCTTGCGGCAGCCCGTTTACCACCATTCACAAAGGCATCTCATCAGAGCAGATTGGGGAGGCAGGCAAAATCCCAGATCCTACTCAAGATCACCGCATCATCCGCGCACGAGTGGAGCCAGCAGAGGAAACCAGTGTTTACAAGAGTGTGCGG ATCAACAGCCAGGAGAAAGCGCCAGCCGTGATCGACCGCATCCTGAGAAAACATAACATGGAGACGCAGGGTTCACACGAGCTTGTCCAGATATTGCCAGGAAATAAAG agCTGGTGTTTCCAGGGAAAGCAAACGTATTCTATGCAATGAGTTCGGCTAGTTTGGACTTCCTGGTCCGCCCACAGCAAACTGCTACAACGCCTCCCTCTGAGACCAAACCTCACCATCGGGTACAAATCAGTGCCACCTATCCCAAAATCAAAGCCAAGGCTGGAGACCTGGCAAGGTCCCTCTTTTAA